From a single Haladaptatus cibarius D43 genomic region:
- the cas7b gene encoding type I-B CRISPR-associated protein Cas7/Csh2 yields the protein MTNDTNSVENRSEIVFLYDAVDANPNGNPLSGANRPRIDPQTRQAIVTDVRFKRYLRDQLDDDGHGVYIRNVHEDGQQATREDLLKARLKEVDLDETDDEDLADEVFGTFLDNSSDVRYFGATMSVDTDHEYAKHLPNHFTGPVQFSPGKSIHAVTENEEYDSLTSVIATQDDKAQGGFDLDDHRIQYGLIRFHGLVDEHGAEDTNLTTEDIERLDTLCWRAIKNQTISRSKVGQEPRLYLRVEYDTDSFHLGGLDKDLELDGDRTKPDDELRNVRDLTLSVDALISRLEKNANRIERIHVVASDVLPVSYGDEVGDAELLYEALEDALGTESVRVVDVYEEHLATLP from the coding sequence ATGACAAACGACACAAACTCCGTCGAGAACCGCTCCGAAATCGTCTTCCTGTACGACGCCGTGGATGCGAATCCGAACGGAAACCCATTGAGCGGCGCGAATCGGCCACGAATCGACCCGCAAACGCGACAGGCAATCGTCACCGACGTTCGGTTCAAACGCTACCTTCGCGACCAATTAGATGACGACGGTCACGGAGTGTATATCCGAAACGTCCACGAAGACGGTCAGCAAGCGACGCGCGAAGACCTCCTCAAAGCAAGATTGAAAGAGGTCGATTTGGACGAGACGGACGATGAAGACCTCGCAGACGAGGTCTTCGGGACGTTCCTCGACAATAGTTCCGACGTTCGGTACTTCGGTGCGACGATGAGCGTCGATACCGACCACGAGTACGCAAAGCACCTTCCCAACCACTTTACCGGCCCCGTCCAGTTTTCCCCCGGGAAGTCGATACACGCTGTCACCGAGAACGAGGAGTACGACAGCCTCACGAGCGTCATCGCAACACAAGACGACAAGGCCCAAGGTGGATTCGACTTGGACGACCACCGCATCCAGTACGGACTCATTCGATTCCACGGCCTCGTAGACGAACACGGCGCTGAAGACACGAACCTCACGACCGAAGATATTGAACGACTGGACACGCTTTGTTGGCGTGCAATCAAGAACCAGACTATCAGCCGAAGCAAAGTCGGACAGGAACCGCGTCTTTACCTGCGCGTCGAGTACGACACCGACAGTTTCCATCTCGGCGGTCTGGACAAAGACCTCGAACTTGACGGTGACCGAACGAAACCGGACGACGAACTTCGAAACGTTCGCGACCTCACCCTCTCGGTCGATGCACTCATCAGTCGCCTCGAAAAGAACGCGAACCGTATCGAGAGAATCCACGTCGTCGCAAGCGATGTTCTCCCCGTTTCGTACGGCGACGAAGTCGGTGACGCCGAACTTCTTTACGAAGCACTCGAAGATGCGCTCGGTACGGAATCGGTTCGCGTCGTGGACGTGTACGAAGAACACCTGGCAACCCTTCCCTGA
- the cas5b gene encoding type I-B CRISPR-associated protein Cas5b has translation MTQDTLSAWDDLPSDSDSVPPRCLSVTVRGPWGHFRRIEGNIVKQTYRIIPRTTVAGLLAAVLGIGRDDYYDLFAPEESAIAIEPIEPLRTVNMPMNTLSTANEAMQSLNSRGKVSVKLPDPTKLRQQHNYEVLVDPAYRLYVWFANDDRFGELAAMLEDGRSHYVPSLGLSEHLAELDYHGISEVETGPTEGLVSVDSAVPNAVERVIPEKEARCQVEESPAFMTADAGGRTTTGFTSYAYNPDAGPLTVRNPETAIVDGKTVMFV, from the coding sequence GTGACACAGGATACACTCTCCGCGTGGGACGATCTCCCATCGGACAGCGATAGCGTTCCACCCCGATGTCTCTCGGTTACAGTTCGTGGGCCGTGGGGACACTTTCGGCGTATCGAGGGGAACATCGTCAAGCAAACCTATCGTATTATTCCTCGGACAACAGTTGCAGGTTTGCTCGCCGCCGTCCTCGGAATCGGTCGAGACGACTACTACGACCTGTTCGCACCGGAGGAGTCGGCAATCGCCATCGAACCCATCGAACCACTTCGAACGGTGAACATGCCGATGAACACACTGTCCACCGCAAACGAGGCGATGCAGTCGCTGAACTCGCGTGGAAAGGTGAGCGTGAAGCTTCCCGACCCAACTAAGCTTCGCCAGCAACACAACTACGAAGTGCTCGTTGACCCCGCCTATCGACTCTACGTCTGGTTCGCGAACGACGACCGTTTCGGGGAGCTAGCGGCGATGTTGGAGGATGGTCGGTCACACTACGTGCCGAGTTTGGGACTCTCGGAACACCTTGCAGAACTCGATTACCACGGCATCAGTGAAGTCGAAACAGGGCCGACGGAAGGACTCGTTTCGGTCGATTCGGCGGTGCCAAACGCGGTCGAGCGAGTGATTCCCGAGAAGGAAGCGCGGTGCCAAGTCGAAGAATCACCCGCGTTCATGACCGCCGACGCAGGTGGTCGAACCACAACCGGTTTCACCAGCTATGCGTACAACCCCGACGCTGGCCCGCTGACGGTTCGAAATCCCGAAACAGCCATCGTTGACGGGAAGACGGTGATGTTCGTCTAA
- the cas2 gene encoding CRISPR-associated endonuclease Cas2 — protein sequence MVYVIVVYDMQADRTRLMLNFLRKYLTHVQNSVFEGDITEGDLETIQNKTRETLKADESAIIYRMSSEKYVDRTVVGEDPTDDARFL from the coding sequence ATGGTCTACGTCATCGTCGTCTACGATATGCAGGCAGATCGAACACGTCTCATGCTCAATTTCCTTCGGAAGTATCTCACGCATGTCCAGAATTCTGTTTTTGAAGGAGATATTACGGAAGGCGATCTCGAAACTATTCAGAATAAGACGCGTGAGACACTCAAGGCCGACGAATCGGCGATTATCTATCGAATGAGTTCGGAGAAGTACGTTGACCGAACAGTCGTCGGTGAGGATCCCACCGATGATGCACGATTTCTCTAA
- the cas1b gene encoding type I-B CRISPR-associated endonuclease Cas1b, translating into MDRNYHVFSDGRLERHNDTVRLVTLDDEKKFLPIEKAEAVYLHGQIDYNTRLVSFLNKHGVALHIFGWNDYYAGSVMPKRGQTSGTTLVEQVRAYDDLEHRVDLARKFVAGSIHNMRTNVSYYNTRGHDFESVLTTLEETRDRLEETTDVAETMGVEATARRAYYSTFDDILPTGFVFDGRRYNPPDNETNSLISFGNSLVYANIISAIRATALDPAVSYLHEPGERRYSLALDIADLFKPLLADRVIFRLLNRNQLTTDDFETDLNSCLLNERGRETFSKEFEESLEETVEHPQLNRKVSYQYLLRLEAYKLKKHLLTGEEYVPFKRWW; encoded by the coding sequence ATGGATAGAAATTACCACGTATTCAGCGATGGGCGTCTTGAACGGCACAACGACACTGTACGACTCGTCACGCTTGATGATGAGAAAAAATTCCTTCCGATTGAGAAGGCAGAGGCCGTCTACCTTCACGGGCAGATCGACTACAACACGCGACTCGTCTCATTTCTCAATAAACACGGTGTCGCTCTCCACATCTTTGGCTGGAACGACTACTACGCAGGCTCGGTCATGCCAAAGCGGGGGCAAACCTCCGGAACAACGCTAGTCGAGCAGGTTCGCGCATATGACGACCTGGAACACCGCGTTGACTTAGCGCGGAAATTCGTCGCTGGAAGTATCCACAATATGCGAACAAACGTCTCGTACTACAACACGCGCGGTCACGACTTCGAGAGTGTTCTCACCACGCTCGAAGAGACACGCGACCGGCTTGAGGAGACGACCGACGTAGCGGAGACAATGGGTGTCGAAGCAACGGCGCGTCGTGCCTACTATTCGACGTTCGATGATATCCTTCCCACTGGATTTGTGTTCGACGGCCGCCGCTACAACCCGCCAGACAATGAGACGAATAGCCTCATCTCGTTTGGAAATTCCCTCGTCTATGCGAACATTATCTCGGCTATTCGTGCAACGGCGCTCGACCCCGCGGTGAGCTATCTTCACGAACCCGGCGAGCGACGGTACTCACTTGCTCTCGATATCGCGGATCTATTTAAGCCCCTTCTCGCTGACCGGGTTATCTTCCGACTTCTCAATCGAAATCAGCTCACGACAGACGATTTCGAAACCGACCTCAATTCGTGTTTGCTGAACGAACGGGGTCGGGAAACGTTCTCAAAAGAGTTCGAAGAGTCGTTGGAAGAGACGGTCGAACATCCACAGCTCAATCGGAAGGTGAGCTACCAGTATCTCCTTCGCTTAGAAGCGTACAAACTCAAGAAGCACTTGCTCACAGGGGAAGAGTACGTGCCGTTCAAACGGTGGTGGTGA
- a CDS encoding CRISPR-associated endonuclease Cas3'' encodes MSSEYEERYSHPEEDEKSAVYLIDHLQDVRNRVEWAVPEDAVTPDGESLVDVMKKLALVHDFGKATTYFQQHIDVLPGKPDFRQFRYHAPIGAFAAYYVLKETGHSVQTCLAGFVAVAKHHGRLPAVTEYIFDRTKDVFENRDENSESEVLDPIEIQVNDIHKNAPRLAEYVFVEATGKEDSWLKFAKACVNENSLFEEVAHHVSKNGDRAFTNPEFLSDEFYGLVLECWGSLVLADKTSAAGAPETKSVYEPETPEMESLDSYIEEIEVRSNADKNGSRTELLNYYRSTAREDILGSVSEFVESDSDIATITLPTGMGKTLSGLSAALAIRDATDGDRVIYALPFTSIIDQVAEEAREVFPTDGVDGLLTVHHHLADTRFAPKNDVDENNEYDSADLNDDIAGMLGESWRGGLTVTTFVQLFESLAGPRNTQSMKLSALRGSVVVLDEPQSLPLDWWKLVPRLVEVLTEQYGATVIAMTATQPELFEKEMSLVSDVDQYFSVAERVRYRLHDSVERFLAGGETPLGYERAACELTDKVRDGTSTLAICNTIDSARCLTETVTDRIETVDIAEEYLNALEADVSNPIAQTVLRVWTSNGRPFVHLSTRLRPTDRLALIRIVKMLREKGVQVVAVTTQLVEAGVDLSFEAVYRDLAPVDSIVQAAGRCNRSFEQEYGDVTVWWLAEPDEQESTPAVAVYDKGGETLLPVTAAALEEVRDGGQLTETDVSRRTVKSYYERLHHDKDVGRAEYAEYVDTADAEALGQLSLIDTNRSIDVIVCLSKDDEDLVDELEKAYNDYDFNRVKELVDETKPLRVSIPIYDDDSNESEQVTNLPPLGGREEENDVRVLRPGTYQFEEYFDATTGFVVLDPSVEDRFL; translated from the coding sequence ATGTCGTCCGAGTACGAAGAGCGATACTCGCACCCCGAAGAGGATGAAAAATCGGCAGTCTATCTCATCGACCATCTCCAAGACGTTCGGAACCGAGTTGAGTGGGCTGTTCCGGAAGACGCCGTAACACCGGATGGAGAGTCGCTCGTGGACGTTATGAAGAAACTCGCACTCGTCCACGATTTCGGGAAGGCAACGACGTATTTTCAGCAGCACATCGATGTCCTGCCCGGAAAACCAGACTTTCGGCAATTTCGGTATCACGCACCAATCGGTGCATTCGCGGCATACTACGTTCTCAAAGAGACAGGACATTCGGTACAGACGTGTCTGGCCGGATTCGTTGCGGTAGCGAAACATCACGGTCGACTTCCGGCGGTTACGGAGTACATTTTCGACCGAACAAAAGATGTATTCGAGAATCGGGATGAAAATAGTGAGTCCGAAGTTCTCGACCCAATCGAGATACAGGTAAACGACATCCATAAAAACGCGCCTCGGCTCGCAGAATACGTTTTTGTAGAAGCAACTGGGAAAGAAGATTCATGGTTGAAGTTTGCGAAAGCGTGTGTTAATGAAAACTCACTGTTTGAAGAGGTCGCTCATCACGTCTCGAAAAACGGAGACCGGGCTTTCACGAATCCCGAATTTCTCTCAGACGAGTTCTACGGACTCGTTCTGGAGTGCTGGGGGTCGCTGGTTCTCGCGGACAAGACGAGTGCCGCAGGTGCGCCGGAAACAAAATCGGTGTACGAGCCGGAAACCCCAGAAATGGAATCACTCGACAGCTACATCGAAGAAATCGAAGTTCGCTCGAATGCCGACAAGAACGGGAGTCGAACGGAACTGCTCAACTACTATCGCTCTACAGCCCGCGAAGACATACTCGGGAGCGTTTCCGAATTTGTCGAGAGTGATTCAGATATTGCGACGATTACCCTGCCAACCGGGATGGGTAAGACACTTAGTGGATTGAGCGCCGCACTCGCAATTCGTGACGCCACGGACGGCGACCGAGTAATCTACGCACTGCCGTTTACGAGCATCATCGATCAAGTCGCAGAAGAGGCCAGAGAGGTGTTTCCCACAGACGGAGTGGACGGGCTCCTCACAGTCCACCACCACCTCGCTGACACTCGATTTGCTCCGAAAAACGATGTAGACGAAAATAACGAGTACGATTCAGCCGATCTGAACGACGACATTGCAGGAATGCTCGGCGAGAGTTGGCGCGGGGGACTCACCGTAACGACGTTCGTGCAGCTGTTTGAAAGTCTTGCGGGCCCACGAAACACCCAATCGATGAAGCTCTCGGCGCTTCGTGGTAGCGTCGTCGTCCTCGACGAACCCCAGTCGCTTCCACTCGACTGGTGGAAACTCGTCCCACGACTGGTCGAAGTGCTCACCGAGCAGTACGGTGCAACCGTGATTGCGATGACCGCAACTCAGCCGGAGTTGTTTGAGAAGGAGATGTCGCTCGTCAGCGACGTAGATCAGTATTTTTCGGTTGCCGAGCGCGTTCGATACCGGCTTCACGATTCAGTTGAGCGGTTTCTTGCCGGAGGTGAGACGCCACTCGGCTACGAACGTGCGGCCTGCGAACTCACAGACAAGGTTCGAGATGGAACATCGACCCTCGCAATCTGTAACACTATCGACAGCGCGCGTTGCTTGACAGAGACAGTTACCGACCGCATCGAGACGGTAGACATCGCAGAAGAGTACCTCAACGCTCTCGAAGCGGACGTGTCGAATCCAATCGCGCAAACCGTTTTGCGAGTGTGGACTTCGAATGGGCGTCCCTTCGTTCATCTCTCTACTCGGCTTCGGCCAACGGATCGGTTAGCTCTCATTCGCATCGTCAAAATGCTTCGTGAGAAAGGGGTGCAAGTCGTCGCAGTAACCACGCAACTCGTCGAGGCTGGCGTTGACCTCAGCTTCGAAGCGGTCTACCGCGACCTCGCACCAGTTGATAGCATCGTTCAGGCCGCTGGTCGGTGTAACCGGTCGTTTGAACAGGAGTACGGCGATGTTACGGTCTGGTGGCTAGCAGAGCCAGACGAGCAAGAATCCACGCCAGCAGTTGCCGTCTACGACAAGGGTGGAGAAACGCTGCTCCCGGTCACTGCTGCAGCACTCGAAGAAGTGAGGGATGGCGGCCAGTTGACGGAAACAGACGTTTCTCGGAGAACGGTAAAAAGCTATTATGAGCGCCTGCACCACGACAAGGATGTTGGTCGGGCAGAGTATGCAGAGTACGTCGATACCGCCGATGCGGAAGCACTCGGTCAACTCTCACTTATTGATACCAATCGGAGTATCGACGTAATCGTTTGTCTCTCGAAAGACGACGAAGACCTCGTAGACGAACTTGAAAAAGCGTACAACGACTATGACTTCAACCGAGTCAAGGAGTTAGTCGACGAGACGAAACCGCTTCGCGTTTCGATTCCGATTTATGACGATGATTCGAACGAATCTGAGCAAGTCACCAACCTCCCGCCGCTTGGAGGCCGAGAGGAGGAAAACGACGTTCGTGTACTTCGGCCGGGAACCTACCAGTTCGAAGAGTACTTCGACGCAACCACCGGATTTGTCGTCCTCGACCCGAGCGTGGAGGACAGGTTCCTATGA
- the cas4 gene encoding CRISPR-associated protein Cas4 translates to MTDSDPVDLLLQTARDEAGPEEFRVTGVMMQYYVVCKRELWFHSRHVEIDRGNAAVVRGTHVDETAYADKRKHVSIDGTIAIDVLDDGRVMEVKPSSSLVEPAKLQLLYYLWYLKHVVGVEKSGVLAHPTERKREGVELGEEESEQVEDAIRGVYNVVTSDSPPPATEKPVCESCAYHDFCWSC, encoded by the coding sequence ATGACCGACTCCGACCCCGTTGACTTGCTTCTCCAAACTGCTCGGGACGAAGCAGGGCCGGAAGAGTTCCGAGTGACTGGCGTGATGATGCAGTACTACGTCGTCTGTAAACGGGAGCTCTGGTTTCACAGTCGCCACGTTGAGATCGACCGCGGTAACGCGGCAGTCGTTCGCGGGACACACGTTGACGAGACTGCGTATGCGGACAAGCGCAAACACGTTTCGATTGATGGTACCATCGCCATCGACGTGTTGGACGATGGACGTGTGATGGAAGTCAAACCGTCGTCGTCGCTCGTCGAACCTGCAAAACTACAGTTACTCTACTATCTCTGGTACCTGAAGCACGTCGTCGGTGTAGAAAAGTCGGGCGTCCTTGCCCATCCAACCGAGCGAAAACGAGAAGGTGTAGAACTCGGTGAAGAGGAATCGGAACAGGTTGAAGATGCGATTCGTGGCGTGTACAATGTCGTCACGAGCGATTCACCACCACCGGCAACCGAGAAACCAGTCTGTGAATCGTGCGCGTACCACGATTTCTGTTGGAGTTGTTAA